A window of Seriola aureovittata isolate HTS-2021-v1 ecotype China chromosome 17, ASM2101889v1, whole genome shotgun sequence genomic DNA:
TTGGTTAATTATTTGCAGGGTCTAGAAAGTTCTCCATAGTTAAGTTCAGAGTGAGGAgcgtgagcgtgtgtgtgtgtgtgtcacagtttaCCTGAGGCGGGGGCAGTTCTGTCCCAGGGCGTGAAGGATGGCGTCTGTGATGTTGGCACAGCccgacacacacagagactgcaGGCGGTGACAACCTCTGCAAATTGTGATGAGGCCCTCATCTGTGATCTGCTGCTCACAGAAAGACAGCATGTGCGTTTGTACATAGCGGAGGATGTCAGAGACATACCAACTTTTCCTATGCTCACCGGTTGCTATGCATCAAGAGCAATCAATGTATGGATTTACATATATTCATGCGACACGTTAACACTCAGCTAGCGAGAGCGATTTCTGTCTCCCTGCATTGTTGTTTGAAGTATTGCTCGAGAAAACCAGGAGGAGATGGGACAAAGGGAGAAGAGGTTGAAAATGGGCTAGGCATGAGAAAGGAGGATCAACTGGGAACACGAAGAGACGATGAGTTCCTGAGGTGAGATGAGAAaagagatgaaggaagaagaggagagctTTCAGGTGTTGGTGAAGAAAGAAGGGGAATGTTAAGGACAGGAGCAGTCAGAGAAAAATATATGGACTGTCTGAGCAGGCTCCGTGTCAGTGGATCTTTGGCAGTATGAGCTGGATGGGGCCATCAGCTTCTCACAATGAGCTTGAGCTGAAGAGCACAGTGTGTACTTGGCGATCAGCCCATTCCCTGGAAACTACTAAGCTGAGTTCTGTTTATCTTTAGAggtttaataaagttttttacAGAGGTGCATttcaacataataaaatgtggATACAGTGAAACAATTGCATCTTTCCTGATTAATGCGATTCATCTTCTCACCATGTTAACTGTACTTACTGAACATGTCTGTAGGTTGAGTGTGACCAGCTCTGGACAGTTAGCCCCAATGTGCTTCAGAGCCTCATCTTCTAACTGTGAGGAAAGACAACAGGCATCTGAAAATAGGGCTGAACAAtatccaaaaaaaatcatattgcaatgTTTTGGCAGATCttgtgatatgagtcacaatttcagttggaagtgtcactttcacatttttatttttactgaaaaaaaaagaaaaaaagatgataatgtgattttgggcttgtaccaaacaagcatgttcctttacTTCTGCAGAATATGATTGGTAGGCCGGGGGCACCTGGTctgttgtgacatattttaccTTTAGCAAAAAATTGCAGATCCTGCGATTTGGacattgcacttggccatattgcaatttcgattatattttgattaattgtgcagcaaTATCTTAAATTAAACTACACTTGTATACCAAGATCATCCCACCAAACTCTTTTACTGTCACTTCCTCGAAAGTGTTATTGTGATGCAATTCATCTACACCGCAAACTACAGCCGCTAGAAGATGAGTAAAAAACCTCCGGCAACCGAGCGTCCGCTGTATGTTGTGATTAGTTTTGTCCTTTAAATTAATGATCTGTGACATCTTCATAAAAATACATGGCTGTCTCCTCACACTGTTCTGTTGAACTAACAGGATGGTGCTGCATGAAGGCTTTTACATTTGCTGTAAACAGCACCTGCTATGTCTTTCCTCAGAAACATCCTCTgctgcacaggaagtgatgcattttatgtCTGTCGTGGCAGCAACTACACTCTATTTGGAAAATAAGAGGAACTCAAAAGTTAGACTTATAAGTGGTGGCTGCTATGGCGAAACATACGACAAAACAGTCAGTCAACCTATTGTGTAAAAGTTCAACTGTTGAGCAGTAAGAATAATATTGTATCAATCAGGTTGCTTTTAAATTCATCCAATTAAGTTTCATACTGACTGAAACATCATCAGCTCTGGTTTGCATCTCCAACCGTACCTGTGTGCAGCCCTTGAGGAAAAGGCCCTTGAGTCCAGGGCAGGAGCGCACCAGGGCCTGGATGCCGTCCTTGGTGACCTGATCACACCAGGAGATGTTGAGCTGCTCCAGCAGGGGACAGCCCTCactgaaggagggaaaagaagaaagggtCAGGTGGGAAGTTAAAGCACATCATTTACAACCCATGTATCAACAGTGTGAAAGGCATCAAATGCTCTCTGCACCAAGGTTATTATCATTAACTAACActtacaaaataatgaaaaatacacatgaaaaaacatttttgttaaccaaaatgaaataaaaatcataacTAACTGAAACTGCattgtgtgtttacaaaactAACTAAAATAACCTAAAATTATAGAGAAAATGTCTCATTGTCTTTGTTGATTTCATACATAATCCTGGTATTTTGTGTGGATATGAAATCTATCTTCCAGTTTTTTACCTGTGCCAGATGGAGCAGTATCTTACAGCTGCCTGGCTCTCAGTGTGCGAGCAGTACATATGCCAAACAAGTGtcaaaaacattcactgtatTAATGATGTCaagttttttattgtttattaactGCGATGATGTGTCGCAGAGCTGCAGCACCTACAACTAGTGCAGGGCAGTTCAATGggttgttttggggtttttcatgttttttttcccctcagtgacTCGAGCTGCGTCTCTCCTCAGATGCAGAATTACACACATTTTGCACTAAAAGCTGCATCTTGTGTCGTCTGTTTACACATCTCTGCCCATATCTACATTTTAtgttctgctgttgctgttgttgttgttgtttttgtgtccagtttcattttttctggttaatgacaaacaaactgaaaaatacgCATCTTTTATAGTTGCTTTTGTGCATGGTTGTCCtaagtgaatacatttttaaaaatggtttttcatgttttgttgagttttattACACTATACTTTTTCCGACCTTTTTGAATCTCGCCCGTAACAAAACCTcacatattacaaaaaaaaccaactaaaaactaaacaatcaattctgttttaaacacacaaaccaaactaTTATAACCTTGCTCTGCACCTACATCCCCTTTGTCTGGTGGTGTGGCAATACTGGTGCACAGTAAGTAATATACTGTAAAGTCAAGGGAAGTATAGATCACAGTGTTGACCCTACACACCTGAGAGCTTTAAGTGACAGGTTGGTGATTGAGGTACAGGAAGCAAGGTCCAGGTGCTTCAGCTTTGGACAGAACTTACTGAGGCTATTACACGTGCTGCGGAGGAGAAAGACAATGAGCGTTTTGAAGGAGAAATGACATCATGATTCATTAGCACATGAACTATACACAGACCTGTCAGTGATCTTGGTGCAGCCGTTCAGACTAAGCAGCTCAATGTTCCTGCAGTTCTGTGAGAAAGtcctacagaaaaaaaaacaacaaataagcaTTTATGTGATGACAGTCAAACTGAActtgcctgtctctctctcttccagggTTTGGACCAGAACTAGAATTTTCTGTAAGGTTAAGTCTTCGCCAAGCTCACCTCAGGGCGCTGTCGCCCACACCAAGGCACCCCCGCAGGCTTAGCTTCCTAAGAAAACCCCCACATCGCTTTGAGATGTTCTCAACCACCCGACcctgcaacaaaaacaatccactcaaactgctttatttggCTCTGCAGCTCGATTGAAGTGTGAAGGGAAAAATACACAGCAAAGACTGAAGTTACAGGTCAAAAGTAAGGTCAATGGATGATTGCATCAGACTTGCTCACCTCTATGTCCCTCTGGAAGTCGAAGAGGTCAATTCGTTGCCAGTTGCTGCCGTCCAGGGCCAGAACATTCCAGGACTgagagcagggagggagaaacagacATTTAGggtcaagttttttttccttcaaaaaaGGAaccatagacacacacaaagaacgCACACTAAAAACACAGACCAACACATACAGTCGCGCACACttgcatccacacacaccttGTGAACACAGACTCACCCGTGAGACCTGGGCACAGCGACAGAGTGTCACCACATCCAGAAAGGAGAAGATTCTGGAAGACAGACAGGGACGGTTTTAGAGACCCTGATCCCCGCTGCCAGAAGCTTCCTCTTTACACCAGACTCTGCCCTCGACTCAACCCTGCGTCTGCTTCCACTCACAGCACAGGGTTGTGAGTAAATCAGCCAATATTGTCTTTGACTGTCAACAGGATAGATGTGTTTACTCTCTATGCTGGATAGACGTGTTTACTCAAAGTGGGGTCCTGGCAAGGAAGACACGCAATCGGCTTCTAATGAACAGAGCTAGAAACTTAAAACAGGATCCTACAATGCAGCAAAAACCGTATTAGGGTTGAAGCTGGGGTGAAGTGAGTCCCAGTGAAGCTTGCCAGCCTCACAAATCAGAGCACTGCACCTGGCCAAGCGGCACGGAGTCAGCAGCCGCAACACAGGCAGCTTGGCTGGCAAGGCCGAGGCTTGAGTTATGgccttcattttctgtttgctcAGGAactcttgaattttttttgttgttgtctgaaaTCAATTTTAATGTTGAATAGCCTCAAGCTTCATCTTTTATTACATTAGCATTGGGGGAgcagggaggggaaggaga
This region includes:
- the fbxl20 gene encoding F-box/LRR-repeat protein 20; translation: MGKEVNGVSRSRFEMFTNSDEAVINKKLPKELLLRIFSFLDVVTLCRCAQVSRSWNVLALDGSNWQRIDLFDFQRDIEGRVVENISKRCGGFLRKLSLRGCLGVGDSALRTFSQNCRNIELLSLNGCTKITDSTCNSLSKFCPKLKHLDLASCTSITNLSLKALSEGCPLLEQLNISWCDQVTKDGIQALVRSCPGLKGLFLKGCTQLEDEALKHIGANCPELVTLNLQTCSQITDEGLITICRGCHRLQSLCVSGCANITDAILHALGQNCPRLRILEVARCSQLTDVGFTTLARNCHELEKMDLEECVQITDGTLIQLSIHCPRLQVLSLSHCELITDDGIRHLGSGPCAHDRLEVIELDNCPLITDASLEHLKSCHSLDRIELYDCQQITRAGIKRLRTHLPNIKVHAYFAPVTPPPSVGGSRQRFCRCCVLL